The following coding sequences are from one Streptomyces venezuelae window:
- a CDS encoding DUF4239 domain-containing protein: protein MSEWLVLTLAMVAACGVVLIVTLLRHRRTGADYDASETPDVIEYMTMMIGVVYAIVLGLAIAGVWEARGAAQEHVRVEAQALHEVSERARIYPEEVRDRIRDDVHTYVSHVVTTEWDTMKSKGELTDRGAELLARVRHDVTDYEPKSDFEAQAYQPLVDSVAAADDARSARADSVGATMPGVVWFGLITGGLVTIGMIFALQIRRTPRELVLAGLFSALFAFLLFLIWDFDAPYSRGIAATAEPFKSLFPGLGG, encoded by the coding sequence ATGTCGGAATGGCTTGTTCTCACCCTCGCGATGGTGGCCGCTTGCGGTGTCGTGCTCATCGTGACCCTCCTGCGGCACCGCAGGACCGGCGCGGACTACGACGCGTCCGAGACCCCGGACGTGATCGAGTACATGACCATGATGATCGGTGTCGTGTACGCCATCGTCCTTGGCCTGGCCATCGCGGGTGTCTGGGAGGCGCGCGGCGCCGCCCAGGAACACGTCCGCGTCGAGGCGCAGGCGCTGCACGAGGTCTCGGAGCGGGCGCGGATCTACCCGGAGGAAGTGCGGGACCGTATTCGCGACGACGTCCACACCTATGTCAGCCATGTCGTCACCACCGAGTGGGACACCATGAAGTCCAAGGGAGAACTCACCGACCGCGGCGCGGAACTCCTGGCGCGCGTACGTCATGACGTGACCGACTACGAACCGAAGTCGGATTTCGAGGCGCAGGCGTACCAGCCACTGGTCGACTCGGTGGCGGCCGCGGACGACGCGCGCAGCGCCCGTGCCGACAGCGTGGGCGCGACGATGCCGGGCGTGGTCTGGTTCGGTCTGATCACGGGCGGTCTCGTCACCATCGGCATGATCTTCGCCCTGCAGATCCGCCGTACACCGCGCGAACTGGTCCTCGCCGGACTGTTCTCCGCCCTCTTCGCCTTCCTGCTCTTCCTCATCTGGGACTTCGACGCCCCTTACAGCCGGGGCATCGCGGCGACGGCGGAACCCTTCAAGTCGCTGTTCCCCGGTCTCGGGGGCTGA
- a CDS encoding SCO0930 family lipoprotein, with translation MPYPSGGSPRAWRSASLVATAAALLALTTACGQEKGDQSPNGQNVGNEAPAKGDGYGGDGGYGADSGAADKGADAKAKPAGQLAVWDSKKLGKVVTDSEGRTLYRFDKDSAQPPKSTCDAACLKAWPPVAADGAKAAPGVDESLLGEVTAADGTKQLTIDGWPMYRFAKDAEAGDAKGQGVGGTWYAAAPDGKKAAPAAAPDTAPVDPAGLSTRKDPKLGEIVVDKNGMTVYRFTKDSAWPMKSACTGACLDKWPVVAPVDKNDTRGILKKGFTVFDRPDGQKQQTIDCWPLYTFSGDEKPGDTNGQGVGGTWYAASPQGKAVGAPG, from the coding sequence ATGCCGTATCCAAGTGGGGGTTCCCCCAGGGCCTGGCGGAGCGCCTCGCTCGTTGCGACAGCCGCGGCCCTGCTGGCGCTGACGACGGCGTGCGGCCAGGAGAAGGGCGACCAGTCCCCGAACGGGCAGAACGTGGGCAACGAAGCGCCGGCGAAGGGCGACGGCTACGGCGGTGACGGCGGCTACGGAGCGGACTCCGGCGCCGCGGACAAGGGTGCGGACGCCAAGGCGAAGCCGGCCGGGCAACTCGCGGTGTGGGACAGCAAGAAGCTCGGAAAGGTCGTCACCGACAGCGAGGGCCGCACCCTCTACCGCTTCGACAAGGACAGCGCCCAGCCCCCCAAGTCCACCTGCGACGCCGCCTGCCTGAAGGCATGGCCGCCTGTCGCCGCCGACGGCGCGAAGGCCGCTCCCGGCGTCGACGAGTCCCTGCTCGGCGAGGTCACGGCCGCCGACGGCACCAAGCAGCTGACCATCGACGGCTGGCCGATGTACCGGTTCGCGAAGGACGCGGAGGCGGGCGACGCCAAGGGCCAGGGCGTCGGTGGCACTTGGTACGCCGCCGCCCCGGACGGCAAGAAGGCGGCGCCCGCCGCGGCGCCCGACACCGCCCCCGTCGACCCGGCTGGCCTGTCCACCCGCAAGGACCCGAAGCTCGGCGAGATCGTCGTCGACAAGAACGGCATGACCGTCTACCGCTTCACGAAGGACTCCGCCTGGCCCATGAAGTCCGCCTGCACCGGAGCCTGCCTCGACAAGTGGCCGGTGGTGGCGCCGGTGGACAAGAACGACACTCGAGGAATCCTCAAGAAGGGCTTCACCGTGTTCGACCGGCCGGACGGGCAGAAACAGCAGACGATCGACTGCTGGCCGCTGTACACCTTCTCCGGCGACGAGAAGCCCGGCGACACCAACGGGCAGGGGGTGGGGGGCACTTGGTACGCGGCGAGCCCGCAGGGCAAGGCGGTCGGCGCCCCCGGGTAG
- a CDS encoding SAM-dependent methyltransferase — protein sequence MERPAWAPPGIDLSMPSVSRIYDYYLGGSHNFEVDREAARKAMEFMPGLPKIMQANRAFMRRAVHHAVAEGVTQFLDIGSGIPTFGNVHEVAQQASPEAAVVYVDHDPVAVAHSRAVLEGTERTAALAADLRKPRDILGSSEVASVLDLDRPVALLLVAVLHFVEDAYDPYAAVAELRDALAPGSLVVLSHASYEGIPVPPEQAGRTVGVYKDIRNPLIMRSRDEIARFFEGYDMVEPGLVPMPHWRPDTAPEEEDPYSFSGYAGVGRKR from the coding sequence ATGGAGCGTCCCGCCTGGGCACCGCCCGGCATCGACCTCTCGATGCCCAGCGTCTCCCGCATCTACGACTACTACCTGGGCGGCTCGCACAACTTCGAGGTGGACCGGGAGGCGGCCCGCAAGGCGATGGAGTTCATGCCGGGCCTCCCGAAGATCATGCAGGCGAACCGTGCGTTCATGCGGCGGGCGGTGCACCACGCCGTGGCGGAGGGCGTCACCCAGTTCCTCGACATCGGCTCCGGGATCCCGACGTTCGGCAACGTCCACGAGGTGGCACAGCAGGCCAGCCCCGAGGCCGCCGTCGTCTACGTGGACCACGACCCCGTCGCCGTCGCACACAGCCGTGCCGTGCTCGAAGGCACCGAGCGCACCGCCGCCCTCGCCGCGGACCTGCGCAAACCCCGGGACATTCTGGGCAGTTCGGAGGTCGCGTCGGTCCTCGACCTGGACCGCCCGGTGGCTCTTCTTCTTGTCGCCGTCCTGCACTTCGTCGAGGACGCGTACGATCCTTACGCGGCGGTCGCCGAACTGCGGGACGCACTCGCGCCCGGCAGCCTCGTCGTCCTCAGTCACGCCTCGTACGAAGGGATCCCCGTTCCCCCCGAGCAAGCCGGCCGGACGGTCGGTGTATACAAGGACATCCGCAATCCACTGATCATGCGCTCGCGCGACGAGATCGCGCGGTTCTTCGAGGGATACGACATGGTGGAACCCGGCCTGGTGCCGATGCCGCACTGGCGGCCCGACACTGCTCCCGAGGAGGAGGATCCGTACTCCTTCTCGGGATACGCGGGCGTGGGACGGAAGCGTTGA
- a CDS encoding putative bifunctional diguanylate cyclase/phosphodiesterase yields MSGEQDGPEGRIRRFATIWSRAIFPVTATSLTRPEFEQQLVPLARRLSVALQERVFDAAESQAVGAALIGTHCTDPEALSRTLDCVDAYLVLYCGGDGPREELRARSARIQHAMAAGFAQALRERTLAEQEAISRAALNARSAVAEALHASEARFRAVFQGAAIGIGIADLDGTVLEVNDALIRMFGGLEHQLRGRNVGEWTHPDDSPHVWKLYEELVRGEREHYRVEKAFYRPDGTVLWTNLTVSLLRDADGVPQYQLALMEDTTERRLLNLRLRYEATHDALTGLPNRTLFFERLDKALSAGQNARFGLCYLDLDGFKTVNDSLGHAAGDRLLVEVADRLQSCATAPGEMVARLGGDEFVALTTGPDTETEVDELAGRIMNALATPIRVDGRELTVRGSIGVVEGPANERGAAEVLRSADITMYRAKSAGGNRYELADPEADARAITRHGLTTALPAALERGEFFIEYQPLVHLGDGSVRGAEALVRWLHPQHGIIGPDRFIPLAEHTGLIVPLGRWVLEESVRQARRWEARHTEAGPLRVNVNLSPMQLTHPGLVSDTVDILEREGLEPGALCLEVTESALIGADDDLLKPLRRLAEMGVDIALDDFGTGYSNLANLRRLPVSVLKLDRSFTQGMQHFPADPVDLKIVEGIVALAHSLDLAVTVEGVETGAQADQLRELGCDTAQGWYYARPGPPDRLHELALADATG; encoded by the coding sequence TTGAGCGGCGAGCAGGACGGACCCGAGGGCAGAATCCGGCGGTTCGCCACCATCTGGAGCCGTGCGATCTTCCCCGTGACGGCCACCTCGCTGACCCGTCCCGAATTCGAACAGCAACTGGTGCCGCTCGCCAGGCGGTTGAGTGTCGCGCTCCAGGAGCGGGTCTTCGACGCGGCGGAGAGCCAGGCCGTCGGCGCCGCGCTCATCGGCACGCACTGCACGGACCCCGAGGCGCTCAGCCGCACGCTCGACTGCGTCGACGCCTACCTGGTCCTGTACTGCGGCGGCGACGGACCGCGCGAAGAGCTGCGGGCCCGCTCCGCGCGGATCCAGCACGCCATGGCCGCGGGCTTCGCCCAGGCGCTCCGCGAGCGCACCCTCGCCGAGCAGGAGGCCATCTCCCGGGCCGCGCTGAACGCGCGCAGCGCCGTCGCCGAGGCCCTGCATGCCAGCGAGGCACGCTTCCGCGCCGTCTTCCAGGGCGCCGCGATCGGCATCGGGATCGCCGACCTCGACGGCACGGTCCTCGAGGTCAACGACGCGCTGATCCGCATGTTCGGCGGCCTGGAACACCAGCTGCGCGGGCGCAACGTGGGGGAGTGGACGCACCCCGACGACTCGCCCCACGTCTGGAAGCTCTACGAGGAGCTGGTGCGCGGCGAGCGCGAGCACTACCGCGTGGAAAAGGCGTTCTACCGCCCGGACGGCACGGTCCTGTGGACCAACCTGACGGTGTCGCTGCTGCGCGACGCGGACGGAGTGCCGCAGTACCAGCTGGCGCTGATGGAGGACACCACCGAGCGCCGGCTGCTCAACCTCCGCCTGCGGTACGAGGCCACCCACGACGCGCTCACCGGACTGCCCAACCGCACCCTGTTCTTCGAACGCCTGGACAAGGCGCTCTCCGCCGGGCAGAACGCCCGGTTCGGGCTCTGCTACCTCGACCTCGACGGCTTCAAGACCGTCAACGACAGCCTCGGGCACGCGGCCGGCGACCGGCTGCTCGTCGAGGTCGCCGACCGGTTGCAGTCCTGCGCGACCGCACCCGGCGAGATGGTGGCCCGGCTCGGCGGCGACGAGTTCGTGGCCCTCACCACGGGCCCCGACACCGAGACCGAGGTCGACGAGCTCGCCGGGCGCATCATGAACGCCCTCGCGACGCCCATCCGCGTCGACGGGCGCGAGCTGACCGTGCGCGGCAGCATCGGTGTCGTGGAGGGCCCGGCCAACGAGCGCGGTGCCGCGGAGGTCCTGCGCAGCGCCGACATCACGATGTACCGGGCCAAGTCCGCGGGCGGCAACCGCTACGAACTCGCCGACCCCGAGGCCGACGCCCGCGCGATCACCCGGCACGGCCTGACCACGGCGCTGCCCGCCGCCCTGGAGCGCGGCGAGTTCTTCATCGAGTACCAGCCGCTCGTCCACCTCGGTGACGGCAGCGTGCGCGGCGCCGAGGCACTGGTGCGGTGGCTGCACCCCCAGCACGGCATCATCGGCCCGGACCGCTTCATCCCCCTCGCCGAGCACACCGGCCTGATCGTGCCGCTCGGCCGCTGGGTCCTCGAGGAGTCCGTACGCCAGGCCCGCCGCTGGGAGGCCCGCCACACCGAAGCCGGCCCGCTGCGCGTCAACGTCAACCTGTCGCCGATGCAGCTGACCCACCCCGGGCTCGTCTCCGACACGGTCGACATCCTGGAGCGCGAGGGCCTGGAGCCGGGCGCCCTGTGCCTGGAGGTCACGGAGTCCGCGCTGATAGGGGCCGACGACGACCTGCTCAAGCCGCTGCGCAGGCTCGCCGAGATGGGCGTGGACATCGCCCTCGACGACTTCGGCACGGGCTACTCCAACCTCGCCAACCTGCGCCGCCTGCCGGTGAGCGTCCTCAAGCTGGACCGCTCGTTCACCCAGGGCATGCAGCACTTCCCCGCCGACCCGGTCGACCTCAAGATCGTCGAGGGGATCGTCGCCCTCGCGCACAGCCTCGACCTCGCGGTCACGGTGGAGGGTGTGGAGACGGGCGCACAGGCGGACCAGCTGCGGGAACTCGGCTGCGACACGGCCCAGGGGTGGTACTACGCCCGCCCGGGCCCGCCGGACCGCCTGCACGAACTGGCACTCGCGGACGCGACGGGCTGA
- a CDS encoding VOC family protein — protein MIRWAYAFVDRPRDRFPQACAFWAAVTGSHLSAPRGATDEFVTLLPPDPADAYVKAQAVDGGPGGTHLDLAVDDVAATAAEARALGAAPVHAEDGLEVLRSPAGVLFCVVPWSGETSRPAPLTAPDGTVSILDQVCVDIPPQSYDTEITFWATLTGWESTPSTRPEFHRVTPPRTLPLRLLLQRLESPSPAGAHLDLACSSPDAVRARHETLGATYVSRGANWLVMRDPAGVPYCLTGRDPGTGGLP, from the coding sequence GTGATCCGCTGGGCATACGCGTTCGTCGACCGGCCGCGCGACCGCTTCCCGCAGGCGTGCGCCTTCTGGGCGGCGGTCACCGGCTCGCACCTCTCCGCACCCCGGGGCGCGACCGACGAGTTCGTGACGCTGCTCCCCCCGGACCCCGCCGACGCGTACGTCAAGGCGCAGGCCGTCGACGGCGGTCCGGGCGGTACCCACCTGGACCTCGCCGTGGACGACGTCGCCGCCACCGCGGCCGAGGCGCGCGCACTCGGCGCCGCCCCGGTCCACGCGGAGGACGGCCTGGAGGTGCTCCGCTCCCCGGCGGGCGTGCTGTTCTGCGTCGTTCCCTGGTCCGGCGAGACGTCCCGCCCCGCACCGCTCACGGCCCCCGACGGCACGGTCAGCATCCTGGACCAGGTGTGCGTGGACATCCCCCCGCAGTCGTACGACACCGAGATCACTTTCTGGGCGACCCTCACGGGCTGGGAGTCCACGCCGAGCACCCGCCCCGAGTTCCACCGCGTCACTCCACCCCGGACGCTCCCCCTCCGCCTCCTCCTCCAACGCCTGGAATCCCCGTCCCCCGCCGGAGCCCACCTGGACCTGGCCTGCTCGTCCCCGGACGCGGTCCGAGCCCGGCACGAGACGCTCGGCGCCACGTACGTGTCACGCGGCGCGAACTGGCTCGTGATGCGGGACCCGGCGGGCGTGCCGTACTGCCTGACGGGCCGCGATCCCGGGACGGGCGGGTTGCCGTAA
- a CDS encoding LysR family transcriptional regulator encodes MQFQQLHYFVAVAETRHFTRAAEEVHVSQPSLSQQIRALEKELGAELFSRARGNITLTDAGEALLPLARRILADADTARIEVQELAQLRRGRIRLGATPSVCTGLLPDVLRAFHDRHPGIQLLIEEGGSHDLVRELARGALDLALVVLPLPSPSPALTTLELLREDLVVVSAPGARSLGREVRIADLQGERLVMFRHGYDLRELTVSACRAEGFEPEFAVEGGEMDAVLGFVRAGLGVAVVPRMVAERSGPDLRMTPLAKPSLHRTIALAHRSDVAPPRAARELQRMLLER; translated from the coding sequence ATGCAGTTCCAGCAGCTCCACTACTTCGTGGCCGTCGCCGAGACCCGGCACTTCACGCGGGCGGCGGAAGAGGTCCACGTCTCCCAGCCCTCCCTCTCGCAGCAGATCCGCGCCCTGGAGAAGGAACTGGGCGCCGAACTCTTCAGCCGGGCACGCGGCAACATCACCCTGACGGACGCGGGCGAGGCGCTGCTCCCCCTCGCCCGACGCATCCTGGCCGACGCGGACACGGCCCGCATCGAGGTGCAGGAACTGGCACAGCTGCGCCGTGGCCGGATCCGGCTCGGCGCGACACCGAGCGTGTGCACGGGCCTGCTCCCGGACGTCCTGCGCGCCTTCCACGACCGCCACCCGGGGATCCAGCTCCTCATCGAGGAGGGCGGCTCGCACGATCTGGTCCGCGAACTGGCACGCGGCGCGCTGGACCTGGCCCTGGTGGTCCTCCCCCTCCCGTCCCCCTCCCCGGCCCTCACCACCCTCGAACTGCTCCGCGAGGACCTGGTGGTGGTCTCGGCACCGGGTGCACGCTCACTCGGCCGCGAGGTCCGCATCGCCGACCTCCAGGGCGAACGCCTCGTGATGTTCCGTCACGGCTACGACCTGCGAGAACTCACCGTCTCCGCCTGTCGCGCCGAGGGCTTCGAGCCCGAGTTCGCGGTGGAGGGCGGCGAAATGGACGCGGTCCTCGGCTTCGTCCGAGCGGGCCTGGGCGTGGCGGTGGTCCCCCGCATGGTCGCGGAACGCTCGGGCCCCGACCTCCGCATGACCCCCCTGGCCAAGCCGAGCCTCCACCGAACGATCGCCCTGGCCCACCGCAGCGACGTGGCACCGCCGCGGGCGGCACGCGAACTCCAGCGGATGCTGCTGGAACGCTGA
- a CDS encoding succinate dehydrogenase codes for MALATRTDKRPSMTRTLWDSTIGKKTVMAVSGLIMLLYLFLHMIGNLKIFFGPAEINHYAHWLRTLGEPFMHYEWTLWLFRVVLVAAVVAHAVSAYQLSRRDIKARPTQYVHKRREASFATRTMRWGGIIIALFIVWHILDLTTGTVHPDGYEHLKPYQNIVDTFSTWYGNVVYIVAVVAVGFHVRHGLWSAAQTLGVGTATRNRVLKPLANGLALVLTVGFVSVPVAVMTGLVS; via the coding sequence ATGGCTCTGGCAACGCGGACGGACAAACGGCCGTCCATGACCCGTACGCTCTGGGACTCCACCATCGGCAAGAAAACGGTGATGGCGGTCAGCGGCTTGATCATGCTGCTCTATCTGTTCCTGCACATGATCGGGAACCTGAAGATCTTCTTCGGCCCCGCGGAGATCAACCACTACGCGCACTGGCTCCGCACCCTCGGCGAGCCCTTCATGCACTACGAATGGACGCTCTGGCTGTTCCGCGTCGTGCTCGTCGCCGCCGTCGTCGCGCACGCCGTGTCCGCGTACCAGCTGAGCCGCCGCGACATCAAGGCGCGCCCCACCCAGTACGTGCACAAGCGGCGCGAGGCGAGCTTCGCGACCCGCACCATGCGCTGGGGCGGCATCATCATCGCCCTCTTCATCGTCTGGCACATCCTGGATCTGACGACCGGCACCGTGCACCCGGACGGCTATGAGCACCTGAAGCCGTACCAGAACATCGTGGACACCTTCTCCACCTGGTACGGCAACGTCGTCTACATCGTCGCCGTGGTCGCCGTCGGCTTCCACGTGCGGCACGGACTGTGGAGCGCCGCGCAGACCCTGGGCGTGGGCACCGCGACCCGCAACCGCGTCCTCAAGCCCCTCGCCAACGGTCTCGCCCTCGTGCTGACCGTGGGCTTCGTCTCCGTACCCGTGGCCGTCATGACCGGACTGGTGAGCTGA
- a CDS encoding fumarate reductase/succinate dehydrogenase flavoprotein subunit: MNYSSEYSAYTTGEPVVDTKAPTGPIAERWDTRRFEAKLVNPANRRKQTVIVVGTGLAGGSAGATLAEQGYRVVQFCYQDSPRRAHSIAAQGGINAAKNYRNDGDSVHRLFYDTVKGGDFRARESNVHRLAQISVEIIDQCVAQGVPFAREYGGLLDTRSFGGVQVSRTFYARGQTGQQLLLGAYQALSRQIAAGNVEMHPRTEMLDVIVVDGRARGIVARDLITGKIDTYFADAVVLASGGYGNVFYLSTNAMNSNATAVWRAHRRGAYFANPCFTQIHPTCIPRTGDHQSKLTLMSESLRNDGRIWVPKAKGDDRPAAQIPEDERDYYLERIYPSFGNLVPRDIASRAAKNVCDEGRGVGPGGQGVYLDFADAIQRMGKNKVEEKYGNLFDMYERITAENPYEVPMRIYPAVHYTMGGLWVDYDLQTTVPGLFAIGEANFSDHGANRLGASALMQGLADGYFVLPSTINDYLARNPHKDEVSDDHPVVQEVLAETEDRLNLLLSVDGDRTPDSFHRELGEVMWEFCGMARTESGLLKALERIPQIREEFWRRIKVPGTGEEFNQSLEKANRIVDYLELAELMCLDALHRAESCGGHFREESQTPDGEAARVDEEFSYAAAWEFTDTGAAPVLHKEDLVFEYVHPTQRSYA; this comes from the coding sequence ATGAACTACTCCAGTGAGTACTCCGCGTACACGACGGGCGAACCGGTCGTCGACACCAAGGCGCCCACCGGGCCCATCGCCGAGCGCTGGGACACCCGCCGCTTCGAGGCGAAGCTCGTCAACCCGGCCAACCGGCGCAAGCAGACCGTGATCGTCGTCGGGACGGGGCTCGCCGGCGGATCCGCCGGGGCCACCCTCGCCGAACAGGGCTACCGCGTCGTGCAGTTCTGCTACCAGGACTCGCCGCGTCGAGCCCACTCCATCGCGGCGCAGGGCGGCATCAACGCCGCGAAGAACTACCGCAACGACGGCGACTCCGTCCACCGGCTCTTCTACGACACCGTCAAGGGCGGCGACTTCCGCGCCCGCGAGTCCAACGTCCACCGGCTCGCGCAGATCTCCGTCGAGATCATCGACCAGTGCGTCGCACAGGGCGTGCCGTTCGCCCGCGAGTACGGCGGGCTCCTCGACACCCGCTCCTTCGGCGGCGTGCAGGTGTCCCGGACGTTCTACGCCCGCGGACAGACGGGCCAGCAGTTGCTGCTCGGGGCCTATCAGGCGCTCAGCCGGCAGATCGCGGCGGGCAACGTGGAGATGCACCCGCGGACCGAGATGCTGGACGTGATCGTCGTCGACGGGCGGGCACGCGGCATCGTCGCCCGCGACCTGATCACCGGGAAGATCGACACCTACTTCGCCGACGCCGTGGTCCTGGCCTCCGGCGGCTACGGCAACGTCTTCTACCTGTCGACCAACGCCATGAACTCCAACGCCACCGCCGTGTGGCGGGCCCACCGGCGCGGCGCGTACTTCGCCAACCCCTGCTTCACCCAGATCCACCCCACCTGCATCCCGCGCACCGGTGACCACCAGTCCAAGCTGACGCTGATGAGCGAGTCGCTGCGCAACGACGGACGCATCTGGGTGCCCAAGGCCAAGGGCGACGACCGGCCCGCCGCCCAGATCCCCGAGGACGAGCGCGACTACTACCTGGAGCGCATCTACCCCTCCTTCGGCAACCTGGTGCCGCGTGACATCGCCTCGCGCGCCGCGAAGAACGTGTGCGACGAGGGGCGCGGGGTCGGGCCCGGTGGCCAGGGCGTCTACCTCGACTTCGCCGACGCCATCCAGCGGATGGGCAAGAACAAGGTCGAGGAGAAGTACGGCAACCTCTTCGACATGTACGAGCGGATCACCGCGGAGAACCCGTACGAGGTGCCGATGCGGATCTACCCCGCCGTCCACTACACGATGGGCGGCCTCTGGGTCGACTACGACCTGCAGACCACCGTCCCCGGCCTCTTCGCCATCGGCGAGGCCAACTTCTCCGACCACGGCGCCAACCGGCTCGGCGCGAGCGCCCTCATGCAGGGCCTCGCCGACGGCTACTTCGTGCTGCCGTCCACCATCAACGACTACCTCGCACGCAACCCGCACAAGGACGAGGTGAGCGACGACCACCCGGTCGTGCAGGAGGTGCTCGCCGAGACCGAGGACCGCCTCAACCTGCTCCTGTCCGTCGACGGCGACCGCACCCCCGACTCCTTCCACCGCGAACTCGGCGAAGTGATGTGGGAGTTCTGCGGAATGGCCCGCACGGAGAGCGGCCTGCTCAAGGCCCTCGAGCGCATCCCGCAGATCCGCGAGGAGTTCTGGCGCCGCATCAAGGTGCCCGGCACCGGCGAGGAGTTCAACCAGTCCCTGGAGAAGGCGAACCGCATCGTCGACTACCTCGAACTCGCCGAGCTGATGTGCCTCGACGCCCTGCACCGCGCCGAGTCCTGCGGCGGCCACTTCCGCGAGGAGTCCCAGACCCCGGACGGCGAGGCGGCCCGCGTCGACGAGGAGTTCTCGTACGCCGCCGCCTGGGAGTTCACCGACACCGGCGCCGCCCCCGTCCTCCACAAAGAAGACCTCGTCTTCGAGTACGTCCACCCCACCCAGCGGAGCTACGCATGA
- a CDS encoding succinate dehydrogenase/fumarate reductase iron-sulfur subunit, with protein sequence MKLTLRVWRQKNADADGAMSTYEVDGISSDMSFLEMLDTLNEELIVKGEDPVAFDHDCREGICGACSLVINGDAHGPERTTTCQLHMRSFEDGDTIDIEPWRASAFPVVKDLVVDRSAFDRIIQSGGYISAPTGSAPEAHAAPVPKPDADSAFEHAECIGCGACVAACPNGSAMLFTSAKVNHLNVLPQGAPERETRVLDMVAQMDAEGFGGCTLTGECATACPKGIPLPSIAAMNKEWLRATRKVSR encoded by the coding sequence ATGAAGCTCACCCTGCGCGTCTGGCGCCAGAAGAACGCCGACGCCGACGGAGCGATGTCCACGTACGAAGTGGACGGAATCTCCTCCGACATGTCCTTCCTCGAAATGCTCGACACCCTCAACGAAGAGCTCATCGTCAAGGGCGAGGACCCCGTCGCCTTCGACCACGACTGCCGCGAGGGCATCTGCGGGGCCTGCTCGCTCGTCATCAACGGCGACGCGCACGGCCCCGAGCGCACCACCACCTGCCAGCTCCACATGCGCTCCTTCGAGGACGGCGACACGATCGACATCGAGCCGTGGCGCGCCTCGGCCTTCCCCGTCGTCAAGGACCTGGTGGTGGACAGGTCCGCCTTCGACCGCATCATCCAGTCCGGCGGCTACATCAGCGCACCGACCGGCTCGGCGCCCGAGGCGCACGCCGCGCCGGTGCCCAAGCCGGACGCGGACTCCGCCTTCGAGCACGCCGAGTGCATCGGCTGCGGGGCGTGCGTGGCGGCCTGCCCCAACGGGTCGGCGATGCTCTTCACCTCGGCCAAGGTCAACCACCTGAACGTGCTTCCGCAGGGCGCCCCCGAGCGGGAGACCCGGGTGCTCGACATGGTCGCGCAGATGGACGCCGAGGGCTTCGGCGGCTGCACGCTCACCGGTGAGTGCGCCACCGCCTGCCCGAAGGGCATTCCGCTGCCGTCCATCGCCGCCATGAACAAGGAGTGGCTGCGGGCCACCCGGAAGGTGAGCCGCTAG